In one Pseudomonas fitomaticsae genomic region, the following are encoded:
- a CDS encoding TerC family protein gives MHPINIGEPWMWVAFIVFVLAMLAIDLFVFGGRKAHRVSVREASSWVIAWCMLAMAFAGLLWWYLNGEFGPEIARVKTLEFLTGYLIEQSLSIDNMFVFVMIFSYFAVPPELQRRVLLYGVLGAIVMRAAMIFAGVWLVSQFTWLLYVFGVFLIITGIKMLVFAEQQPDLDNNPLLRWVRGHLRITNGFHGERFFVLQNGVRWATPMFLVLVLIEASDLMFAVDSIPAIFAVTTDPFIIFTSNIFAIMGLRALYFLLADMADRFHLLKYGLALVLVFIGGKMTVMPWFHMPVEWSLAIVGGLILASVVLSLMLTKDKSPEESQAK, from the coding sequence ATGCACCCCATCAACATCGGCGAACCCTGGATGTGGGTCGCCTTCATCGTTTTTGTCCTCGCCATGCTGGCCATCGACCTGTTCGTCTTCGGTGGACGCAAGGCGCATCGAGTCTCTGTGCGGGAAGCCTCATCCTGGGTAATTGCCTGGTGCATGCTGGCGATGGCCTTCGCCGGATTGCTCTGGTGGTATCTCAACGGCGAATTCGGCCCCGAAATCGCCAGGGTCAAGACCCTGGAATTCCTCACCGGCTACTTGATCGAGCAGTCGCTGTCGATCGACAACATGTTCGTTTTCGTGATGATCTTCAGCTACTTCGCCGTACCGCCGGAGTTGCAGCGCCGGGTACTGCTGTACGGCGTGCTCGGGGCGATCGTGATGCGTGCGGCGATGATCTTTGCCGGGGTGTGGCTGGTGTCGCAATTCACCTGGCTACTGTATGTGTTCGGCGTGTTCCTGATCATCACCGGGATCAAGATGCTGGTGTTTGCCGAGCAGCAACCGGACCTCGATAACAATCCGCTGCTGCGCTGGGTGCGCGGGCATCTGCGGATCACCAACGGCTTTCACGGCGAGCGCTTTTTCGTGCTGCAGAACGGTGTGCGCTGGGCCACGCCAATGTTTCTGGTATTGGTGCTGATCGAGGCCAGCGACCTGATGTTCGCGGTCGACAGCATCCCGGCGATCTTCGCGGTGACGACTGATCCGTTCATCATTTTCACCTCGAACATCTTCGCGATCATGGGGCTGCGGGCGCTGTACTTTTTGCTGGCGGACATGGCCGACCGCTTTCATCTGCTCAAGTACGGACTGGCGCTGGTGCTGGTGTTCATTGGCGGGAAGATGACGGTGATGCCGTGGTTTCACATGCCGGTGGAGTGGTCGCTGGCGATTGTCGGCGGGCTGATTCTGGCGTCGGTAGTGCTGAGTCTGATGCTGACGAAGGACAAGTCGCCCGAAGAAAGTCAGGCGAAATAA
- a CDS encoding Dyp-type peroxidase encodes MLTSPSSQSTTPGATIIDTPDPQAVCSPITSAAIFIVATLNAEAEAAEKVRGWCADIAGLTRSVGKRVPSGNLSCVCGFSSSAWDRLFGSPRPASLHEFREFGVEGRRAVSTPGDLLLHIRADQMDLCFELATQLMSALDGAVTVTDEVQGFRYFDMRSIIGFVDGTENPVGRKAEHFTLVGDEDSTFSGGSYVLVQKYLHNMKAWNELSVEAQERVIGRTKLSDIELDESVKPSNSHSALTTITKDGEEVKILRDNMPFGRPGAGEFGTYFIGYARSPEPLEQMLENMFVGKPPGNYDRLLDFSTAVTGSLFFVPSADLLEELAER; translated from the coding sequence TTGCTAACCTCGCCGTCGAGCCAGTCCACCACTCCGGGAGCTACGATCATCGACACGCCAGATCCTCAAGCCGTCTGCAGCCCGATCACCAGCGCTGCCATCTTCATCGTGGCGACCCTCAACGCCGAGGCCGAGGCCGCCGAAAAAGTCCGCGGCTGGTGCGCCGATATCGCGGGCCTGACGCGCTCGGTCGGCAAGCGCGTGCCCTCGGGAAACCTGTCCTGCGTCTGCGGATTTTCTTCCAGCGCGTGGGATCGTCTGTTCGGCAGTCCACGCCCGGCGTCCCTGCATGAGTTTCGCGAATTCGGCGTAGAAGGGCGACGCGCTGTTTCCACGCCTGGCGACCTGCTGCTGCACATTCGTGCCGATCAGATGGACCTGTGTTTTGAACTGGCGACGCAATTGATGTCCGCGCTGGACGGCGCTGTGACCGTGACCGACGAGGTGCAGGGTTTCCGCTATTTCGACATGCGCAGCATCATCGGTTTCGTCGACGGCACGGAAAACCCGGTCGGTCGCAAAGCCGAGCATTTCACCCTTGTGGGTGACGAGGATTCGACGTTCAGCGGCGGGAGTTACGTGCTGGTGCAAAAGTATCTGCACAACATGAAGGCGTGGAACGAGTTGTCGGTCGAAGCACAGGAACGGGTGATCGGGCGTACAAAACTTTCCGATATCGAGCTGGACGAGTCGGTCAAACCGAGCAATTCCCACAGCGCGTTGACGACCATCACCAAGGACGGCGAAGAGGTGAAGATCCTGCGCGATAACATGCCGTTCGGCCGGCCCGGCGCGGGGGAGTTCGGCACTTATTTCATAGGCTACGCGCGTTCGCCGGAGCCGCTGGAGCAGATGCTGGAAAACATGTTTGTCGGCAAACCACCCGGCAATTACGACCGGTTGCTGGACTTCAGCACGGCGGTCACCGGCAGTCTGTTCTTCGTGCCTTCGGCAGATTTACTGGAAGAACTGGCAGAGCGATAA